A stretch of DNA from Aspergillus flavus chromosome 3, complete sequence:
AGTTACAAATTTGTTGCGACGCTATTCACGATGTTTGATGTGAGTTTTGGCTGTTTACAAGATGTGATATAGAATACCTGACAAGCTTTTCCCCAAATCGAGCTGGAACACCCTGACCATGAGTGGGAGGTGACCAACTCCTGGTTTGTGAGGCAGAAAAATATTCCTGTTGTGAttcaaaaaaagaaagtctTGAACTGCACTCCCTCAGTACAGTGGGCTAGCACTGCATTAATGTATATGCCACAACGCGAGTCGTTCAGCcgagctcttcctcctcttcattgGTAGTTTCACTTTAACTATCTATTCTTGACAGTACTCATAAATCCTAACAAGGAAAATCAATTTGATTACTGTGCAAAGCATATAGATCCAATAACCTAGCGGTCAGAAGTTCCAGATTGGGACCTCAAAGCTGCAGCACGACTAAACTATGGGGATTGCTTTGTCCAACTAAGTACCCGAACCAATCATATTAACAATGTATCAGGTACAAATCTGGGACTCTAAATATAGACAAGCTTATACAAAGCGATTGTGGCCCACGGTACATAAAGCTTCTATCAGACAAAGAGTCAAAGACCCGATAGCGCACTGCTGAGCATTACCGAAGCATGGATAGAATAACCATAACATTAAAATTGCCTCTTATACAAGGCCAGAATTCGGCTTCGGTTACTGAATTCCTATATTCGACGCCTTTGGTTATAGTTCGCATATTGGACTTTATATATGGTTCTGATATTCCGGATACaacgatatatatatgactCGTGAGTGTCTCTATCTAGTCACACCGGCTGTAGTACTGGTACCCTTTCAGGAGGCTCCTAATTTGCCTcttgacttcttcttcttcttcttattaGGTTCTAGAAGTGAATGTAGATGTAACATCCCTAATCAATGTAGTATTTGCAAGGAAAGTAAATGTTAAATGTCCGCAAGAATGGCCGAACGAAGTCCGCCGAGCAAACCCCGAACGGTACGGGGGAACAATACCATAATCTGAATGAGCGGGAAGGACTGTACAGATAGCAGTTCTCACTTCCTAGCGTCTTTGTTGTTTCCTTGATTGATATTGTAGTCTTTCAGCCCAGATAGGACCTTCCCCCCACAGAACCACAACCTGGTCTTTATCCATGAAGAAAGACATCGAAAAAGTCCTATCAGGCAACGCACATGCGATAAGAAAGCGGTCAGGATGCGGGGCGCGGGGCGAACGAACCGATTCGTTCGGACCGACAAGTGCGACCAGAAGATTCTCCAGAAGTGTCATCACCCTCGGTCTCGATTTCTTATCGCACGACGTACGGTCGACTCAATTGACCCCTGACCGAGTTTATACCGGGACCATCAAAACGAAAATTTTATTGACTGTCATCATTTTTTAAATACCGACTAGCATCGCCACGATTTATTCTGTTCGATTCCCTAGATTTCAACTTTCGTCTCATCTGTTAATTGTTCAAGTTCCCGCCCCTCCATTCAATCAACCTCCCACCATCACCAGCCAGATATCATCAGTCCCTCCCGCTcgataataaaatagaacaTACATAAGAAGAATGACCGACACAGCTATTCAACCAGACCCGGTCTTAGCTCAATTAAATGGCGGCACCTCGAACCTAAAAAACATGGCCCCCCATCTCCCCTCCCCACAAGCACAATACACCTCCACATCTTCCACACAACAGCCAacaacatcctcctccctctcagAAATAATCGCCCAATGCCACCACAAAGTGCACGCCTTTCTCGCCGAGTCCCATCCTCCCGATTCCCTCCTCGCCGCCGTTCAACGCCAAACTCGCATCTCCCTCGACGTCGCCGCAACGGCCCTCTCCCGTTACAGCCTCCCGGAGCTCGCCCTCTCCTATAACGGTGGGAAAGACTGTCTGGTCCTCCTGGTGCTCTTCCTCGCCAGCCTGCACCCGCATCCACCGCCCGAGAAGGGCGGCCTCAAGTCCATCCCAGCGATATATGCTCTACCGCCAGATCCCTTCCCTACAGTCGAGGAGTTCGTCCAGTGGTCGTCGAGCGCCTACCATCTtgatattataaagtatacGACGGAGCCGCCAAAGACGACGCTCAAGTCAAGTTTCGCGCACTACCTGTCTCTCCATCCTAGTGTGAAGGCGATCTTTGTCGGCACTCGTCGGACGGATCCCCATGGCGCAAAATTGACTCATTTCGATCGGACGGATAGTGGTTGGCCCGATTTCGTTCGCGTTCACCCAGTCATTGACTGGCACTATGCGGAAATTTGGGCCTTCATCCGTCAACTGGGCTTAGAGTACTGCCCTCTTTACGACCAAGGATACACGAGTCTCGGTGGCCAGACGGATACTCACCCGAATCCCAAGCTTCGGGTCGACACTACGGCCGGTAACGAAGCCACAAAACACTACCGACCAGCGTATGAGTTGACTGAAGACCTGGAGGAGCGGCTGGGACGCAATTAGTTTCCCTTGACCGCCTGCATGGAGGGTTCCCGGCACCGTCAAGCTGTTCGCGCAGAAGTTCTTTGTTTGGTCCGATGTTTGCATAGAGAGCGATCCGAGAAGATTGGATGACATTGCGTATTGGACCCCATTTCTATTCCCGCCCGCTTTCACAGCTTTCTCCGTTCCTCTTATATCTCTATGTATATGGTAGAAGgatagattttatatatctctatggCTGCTGAAACCCTTTGGGCTGCTGTTTGCAAGGCCGCAAGTGCAAATTCCATTAGACATTTACCTTAACTTTTATCATGTTGAACAAAGTAATGTGTCTCTAAGTCAGATACCACAAATAGCAATTCTCTTCCATGCCCATCCATCTCCTTTTGGATGGTCTTCAAGTGTGCGAACCAAGCGTACACAATACAGATCTTAAAAGCCATTCTGCTGACCACAATAGAACGGGAATGTTGTCAAAACAAATCAAGACCAGGTAGCAATCGACAAAATCAAAAGACGGCCGCACGGCGGTgacaaaacaaacaaaattGACAGAACAAACatggaaaagcaaaaggtgCAAAATGATGTGCTTTTGTAAACATTGTGACCTATAGCATATGCTGGCAAGTAGTCATGGGGTCGAATTTGGTGATAAGTCCAGAAGGAATTCGCAAGTGATTTAGTGGATGGATCGCGGAGATTTCACAATAATCTCCCTGCGTGACGGAATAGGTGACAAAGACTCAGCTTTGGTATTCTCCTTCCGGGGGCTGGTTGGCCCAGAACGGGATTCGGCACAAGGAGAGTTGGGCAAGGCTGTCCTGGACGACACTGTCCTAGACGAACCGCTAGAGATGGTTTCCATCCAACCCATACGAGTGATGGGAAGCCGCCCACGATAGACAGGTGTGTGATCAAGTGTCGCTGGGCTGTTCCCCGCGGACCAGGTGTTGAGGTGCACATTGCTGGGCTGATTCTTCACCATAGGATACCTGTTTTCTCATCAGCCAGGTTCATCTTTTCTGTACACTTGTCGATACGTACGGAGGAGAAATGGACGTCGCAGGAGTCCAGGTAGGGCCCACTCCCACGGGCGAGGGATAACTGATTTGGGAGTTGGGGCTGAGATGGGACGCAGTTTGTTGCAGACGATGCAAAGAAGGCGATGGGGTCGAGCCTTGGACTACCTCAACGGAGTAATTGTACTCCCCAGCACGATAAGCACGGCGCTCATTGCTTTGCTGTTTGAGTAGCTTCTGCGCCTTTGTGTCTGCAAAGCGAAGGAGTAACTTGACGCCATCTTTTGCCGTGGTATTGTGGTATTCGGTCAACACTTTCTCTGCGATTTCGCGGGTCTCGAATCTAGCAAACTTGTTAGGTTGCAACGACATAATGGAATGCGCTGGGACACCAACCGAGCGAATCCAACCTCCTTACTCACGCCTGTCTTTTCATCGCGGCTAATCTTCTCGGATACGACACGGTAGGGCTCAAAATGACGACGAAGATCCTGAAGAGAAACGTTTGTTAACCCAATAACGATGGGAAGATCAGTTGGCTCACCGCTTCAGTCCAGTCGTTCGGAATGTTGGTGCAGTAGATATTGGTGGATGTTTTGTCTTCCAGATCCTTGAGGCGCGAGTTACGAGATTTCTGAACCATGTCAACCATGATCGCCGTCCATTGAGCGCCGCAGGTGGTGTTTTACCTGAGCAAAGCTGGCTTGATAACCAAGATAGAAGAAACCCCGAATGCAATTCTCGCAGGATTCGAAGTTGTAGTATTGCACGAAGCCAAAGCTACCGCTTCTGTGAGTGACGAGATGGTAACTATGGACACGTCACATACCCTTTGCAAAGGCCCGTATCCAAATCCACGATCGCCTTGCAACGATCAATCTTTCCGAAGCGGGATGCATATGCGTAGAGCATCTCATCGGTCGTCTCCGGCAGGAAACCTCGGATGTAAACATTGGTAATACCCTCACGATTCTCGAGGCATTTGGCGAGGGTAAGATCGGACGGATTGGTCCACATTGCAGGCACTGCCCGTGGAATCGGGGGATCCTGCTGTGTCAGACTCTCCAGGTCTTGGAGGATGTAACCGTTGGGAGTTTTCATCATCTGAAAAGGAAGGCTGAGGCTTTcgttcttctgctcctcATTACAGTTCACCAGATAAGGAAGGGTAGGGTATGGAAGAACATTTGGGTACATATATGGCACCTGAGGTATCTGCGGTATCTGAGGCATCTGATCCGGGAGAAACACAAAAGGGTATTTTGGACGCTGTGCTTGAAGATTCAAGGCGCCGAGGAGAGGGGTCAAGACATCACCCGAGTGCTGAGGAGCCATGATAACCTTGCAATCACTGGCAACCTTCAACAGGAACTTAGCTGACGGCACAGACTCTTTGGAGCTTGTTCTGATGTAAACTTGTACGTGCTTGATAGACGACTAGTAACGGGTCATTTGAACAACGCAGGGAACGGGGAGAACAGGAATCAAATTAAGCAACAAGGGTGAgagtgaagaagaggaggaagagatggaggagaagatgaaggaggaatGCACAATGAGCGGGAAATTCTCTTCATATCGTCGCTCGCTATAAGGAAAGAGTATGGTGTCTTCCATACATGGCAGGAACCGTCGGGCTTGTTGGGGAAGGAACTTACAGTCAATACCAAAGTAGGTCGCAGTCTGAACGACACCCGAAAGTGTGACCTGGACAATCTATAGTAGCAGTTGGCTGCACCTGCTTAACAGATACTACTCGATACAAGAGGCTTGTTTACTAGGGCTCGATTGCAATGATATTAATGGAAACTATAAACGATTTTAATCGTTGATTGTGTAGTATGAATATTCACAAGCTACTACTTCTATCAGATCAcatttaaaaagaaagagcagGTGACTTACATTCTCCTTTATACCATTAGTATTCTTATTTTGAGTATATAGTTGGGTTCCATAAACCATATGTGGCCTCATATACCAATAGGTACATAGCGGCTCATACTAGGTGGTCAGAGCCGCTGGGTAGTTATACATATGGGGGGTCACATACTTTTGACTCCTActgtatatattctttataacTCGTTAATTCGTATAGCCCTATCAACTGTGATTTCAGGCAATCGTAGAGTTCACATAAAGCCGAGCGAGGTGTCCAAGGGCTCGTAAGCTCAGAGGTAGTGAGCTCCTTCTATATCATTCGTTCGACATTCTATCTAGTGCGGTCCTGTTCAAAGTGGATCCTATGTTTACAAGCCGCTCATTGGTTCCTTGAAACCCTTTGTAGGACCAATGAAGCTATTCGACCAACTATATGGATACATTCATTGAGATGTCAGCGAATCTGTTTAGCCGAACAGGTTCGACAGGTCATTCGTCGGTTGGATCGACAATTGCATTTACACTACAGGCGAAAAAACTCGAAATCACATAACTATGGATCGTAAGCGTCATTGTCAATAGTAACACTTTCCACCCCGGTAGTCCTTACAATGTTTGACTAAAGGGTAGCTCTGATTTTGAGAATAGTGAAGAGTGAATTAGTTCGAGTTATGTTTGTCCGAAGACGTGGAAAGTTATCctaaagaaaataaatatccAAGTTCTACAACTCCCTTGTATGTCTGGAGAAGCTGACTAAAACGAAATAGGATAAAATCAAAATACAAGGTTAAAATaaggaatggaaaagaaggttAGGAAAAGTAATCCATGGGAAGGTAAGTTAAGGCTATCCTGCACGTTGGCGTCAGTATACATCAACTTCGGTGGATAAACGATAGCCTCACAAGGTCTATGGTGTTTAGCCACTGGATGTAGTTAGCTTGGGCGTTCTCCCTTACAGATCCGGTCCTTGTCCACTAAACCCCAGAGCGTTAGGACGGTCTTTCACGTGAGGATCTCGGCTCTCGGAGCTCCGCAGCCATTCCCGAAGAGGATTTCCCCGCATGGGACAGAGCGGAGAAGCTGGAGTGTCGACAGCAAGTCAGACCACTTGGAGTTACCAAATCCTGTGCCTGAGAGGTCCCGATCCTTCCCTGATGGGTGGATAGCTCGGGTAGCAACGGACAAAATACCTCGTTTCCTTATTCCCGTCGAGTCAATTGACCCTCACGGTTCTGCCTACGAAGCCAGCGTTTGAACTTTATTACCCTGGTTGAAGGACATGGGTTACATTGGAGCAAATATAACTATAGCTGCTCCCCCATTCTTTCCCTCGTCGTCCGCGTACCCGACGGAAAACACCCATACTTAATTTACCAGCCTCTTGGTGCCCTGTACAGTACACACGCTTGAGCTGTCAAGATGAGCATGTCGCGTGCGCTATCCCTTCCTCTGCGGAGGGTGTCTGCCACTTCCCCAACCATGCGTTTGTCACCCTCAGCGTTCACAGCTACTAGAGCTTTCTCAAGTTCATTACGACGTGATGATACGTGGGGGTTTATCGGATTAGGCCAAATGGGTATGTTAATGTTGTTTTTGGTTCAACTATAACCTTTATCCTTTCCCGACCCTTCGGATACCCAGAATGATTACCGCGGGCACTGGGCCACAGCTCCTATATTTGATTTCCACTTTTCACCTCCTTATACCCGAACTCATTGAATATACTATCTCGTTCTACTTTACGCCCCTCGCCTCTTCTAAGCGTATGCACTACCGGGAACTAACACCATGTCTCCACAGGCTACGCCATGGCCAAGAACTTACGCGCTAAGATCCCCGCATCCGACACACTAATCATCCGCGACATAAACGAGAACACCGCCAAAAGATTCGTCGAAGAGACCCAAGAAGCTGTCCGGAACAGTGGAGCCAAGGAAGACACCTCGAAGGTGCTTATCGCCCAAAACGCGCGAGAAGTAGCGGAACAATCGGTAAGTTTCGCGTTGCGTTTTTATTAATCCCCCGGCGAACAATTCATGTTACAGGATCCGCACAAACCTTGCTTTAAAGGAGTCTTCATTATGACTGGACAGtgctataattatatacatGGATTTGGCTAGTTACATTGGCGAAGaggacaaaaaagaaaaagaaaaaaaaagagaaaagagaaagagaaagagaaaaggactGGAATTATTTGATTAGTTACTAGCGGGTCTGAAAGCACGAAGGCGCATACTAAACTACCACCTACTCTCCAGACAGTGATAGTCACCAGCCTTCCGGAACCCGAACACGTCAAAAATGTCTTCTACTGTATGCTCCGCCACGGCGAACTCCCGGCCCTAGAAAAGGAGCGCTTGTTTATCGACACCTCCACGATCGATCCAGCTTCGTCCCGAGAAATTGCCAATGCAATCCACACAACGCGCCAAGGGCGATTCGTCGACGCCCCGATGTCAGGCGGAGTTGTGGGGGCCCGCGCCGGCACGCTCTCCTTTATGTTCGGGGCTTCATCGCAGACCGGCGAGCTCGTTGACCGCGTCCAGTCCGTTTTGATGCTAATGGGCAAGAAGGCCTGGCACATGGGTAATTCGGGAACAGGCGTTTCCGCCAAATTAGCCAACAATTATCTCCTGGCCATCAACAACATTGCCACTGCCGAGGTCATGAATCTGGGAATCCGTTGCGGACTCGACCCCAAGGTCCTGGCCGATATGATCAATACATCGACTGGTCGCTGCTGGCCGATGGAGATCAATAACCCGGTTCCGGGCGTGGTCGAGACCGCGCCAGCATCGCGCGAATATGCCGGTGGGTTTGGCATTAGTTTGATGAATAAAGATCTTCGCCTGGCGATTTCCGCTGCGGAGGAGTCTGGTACTCCCCTCGCGCTGGCCGATAAGGCCCGGGGGGTGTATAAAGCGGTGGAAGATGAACATCGAGGTAAGGACTTTTCGGTGGTATACAAATGGCTGCAAGAGCAGTCGGCTACTCAATCGTAGCAGATTATCATCGGATTGAaattgttcttcttggttgaTATTCCTTTAGCGCCGCACTGTTTTGGGAACCCTACATAGTTTTCTgatttcttatttttttttcttacgTTATATGCGATGATATATGCGGCAGAGTTAGAATTACATACGCGGGCAATTGAACAAACATGACGAAATTATAGTTGTATTCCCTCCAGGTTTGGCCAGATAATATACATAAGTCTAACTTCTACGGTAAGGAATGACTACCGGCCTGTATAAACCattccagaaagaaaaatcaatgACATGCGGGTATGTAGTATATGTAATCTCCGAAATAAAATTGCGCAGAAACGCCCCCCCACATTGCACGGAAtattgaagaaaaaaggcaacgTATGACCgacaagggaaaaagaatGCTTATACAAGCCaagtgtactccgtagtcaGAAATGCAAAGATAAAGTGAATGATTATTGGCCCGGTGATGCTGGGTTGCTGGCCGGACCTGTGAGATACTCTGGTGGCACTTTCGGCACACGGGGTGAACTTGCAGCCTGTGCCAAAGCCCGGTGTTGAGCTCGGACAAGATCGCGTTGTCGCTCCTTATCTCGGTTATTCGCGGCACCGCCAGTAAGCCGTCTCATACCACTTCGGATCATGGACTCTAGTGACGAGGACCCATCAGTTGCGCTACGTGTTTGGTTCAGTTGATGAGGTGCCAGCCTATTAGCTATGATGCGCTCATCGAGATCATacattccttcttcaacttcatcatcggaGAGGAATGCAGATTCGTTGAAGCCAATAGGTGGAGTAGAAAACTGAGTACTGGATGACGTAGGGGAGAATAATTGATTGACAGGAGACGTCACCGAACGAGCGTGCGACACTGGGCGCAACGTTTGACTCGACGCCTGAGGTGTCAGTACCCCTGG
This window harbors:
- a CDS encoding putative polyadenylate-binding protein is translated as MAPQHSGDVLTPLLGALNLQAQRPKYPFVFLPDQMPQIPQIPQVPYMYPNVLPYPTLPYLVNCNEEQKNESLSLPFQMMKTPNGYILQDLESLTQQDPPIPRAVPAMWTNPSDLTLAKCLENREGITNVYIRGFLPETTDEMLYAYASRFGKIDRCKAIVDLDTGLCKGFGFVQYYNFESCENCIRGFFYLGYQASFAQKSRNSRLKDLEDKTSTNIYCTNIPNDWTEADLRRHFEPYRVVSEKISRDEKTGVSKEVGFARFETREIAEKVLTEYHNTTAKDGVKLLLRFADTKAQKLLKQQSNERRAYRAGEYNYSVEVVQGSTPSPSLHRLQQTASHLSPNSQISYPSPVGVGPTWTPATSISPPYPMVKNQPSNVHLNTWSAGNSPATLDHTPVYRGRLPITRMGWMETISSGSSRTVSSRTALPNSPCAESRSGPTSPRKENTKAESLSPIPSRREIIVKSPRSIH
- a CDS encoding putative dehydrogenase (3-hydroxyisobutyrate dehydrogenase), with translation MSMSRALSLPLRRVSATSPTMRLSPSAFTATRAFSSSLRRDDTWGFIGLGQMGYAMAKNLRAKIPASDTLIIRDINENTAKRFVEETQEAVRNSGAKEDTSKVLIAQNAREVAEQSTVIVTSLPEPEHVKNVFYCMLRHGELPALEKERLFIDTSTIDPASSREIANAIHTTRQGRFVDAPMSGGVVGARAGTLSFMFGASSQTGELVDRVQSVLMLMGKKAWHMGNSGTGVSAKLANNYLLAINNIATAEVMNLGIRCGLDPKVLADMINTSTGRCWPMEINNPVPGVVETAPASREYAGGFGISLMNKDLRLAISAAEESGTPLALADKARGVYKAVEDEHRGKDFSVVYKWLQEQSATQS